The genomic region AAGTGCTAAAGTGCAAAAAATGTGGCTATGAAAAAGAAATGAGTATAAAGGATAAAAAAGCTTACGAAATTAAAGAAACTGCAAAGAATAACAAGGTACTTACTACATCAATAGTTAGCGAAAAAGAAGGCAGAAAGAGAGACGAAGAAGAATGGGAGCAAGAAAGAGAAGAGTACTACAAAGAAATAGGATTAGAACTATTGAGGGATGAGTTTGAGGGCTCTGAAGAAAACGATGAAGATTAACTGAATTAATTTCATATTTATTTTTGTTATTTCGTTGACAACTTCTTTAACACCGTAAACATTTTAATTAAATCCCCTACATTTTATAAAGTATGAAAATCTCTGAAGTTCCTAACCTATATCTTCTTGATTTAGAAAATATGCAAATTATTATAGAAGAACTAAAAACCGAAAAAGGAGAAAAAATTTATTCCATTTATCAAAATAGAAAATATAACATAAATGAAGAAAAAGAATGGACTCCAGACGTAGATAAGGCTAAAAAAATAAAAGAAGAAGAACTTCCAGTAGAAGTAGCGAAATATTTAAATAAATTAGGCATCTATGTGAAAGTTCCTAAAGTAGTTGAAAAGAAAGAACAGCAGAAAGTAGAAACTAAAGAAGAGAAAAGACAAGAAGAAGAGACTAAAAAGAAGGAAGAACAAAAACAACAACAGCAATAGGTGACTAAATGCCTAATTACGATTTCATAATTACCACAGACCGTTGCTTAATGACTAACCATCATCATAAGGAATTCATAGGCTTCTTAGGTACTGGGCCTGCGATAGGAATTCCAGAAAAAGTCTGGAAATGGTTAGCCTGCCCAAAGGTTAAAGTTGATGAATATGGAAGGCCTATAGAAGCCCCTTATGGGATGAGGAAAATTGAGGCTAAGTTAATAGATGAAGGTTTTAATGCAGCAATTATAGACCCAGATTACATTGGAAAATACACACCAACAGCAAAGGCTTTACTCTTCTCTCACCACGATTATTTTGCGTTTGGGCCTCCATCTTCAACCTGGTGGGGAATAACTAAAAAGGAACCAGTAAATTACAAGAGCTTTCAAGAACTGATTAACAGACCAGAAATTGCTGAAGGAAAAAAACATGGAATGAAAATACTCGTTGGTGGTCCTTCTACTTGGCAGTGGTTATGGAGAGAAGATATGATAGAAAAGCTTGGGGTTGATACTTTAGTTGATGGAGAAGGAGAGAAAGTCATTGTAAAATTGGCCCAAATGATACTTGAT from Acidianus ambivalens harbors:
- a CDS encoding RPA12/RPB9/RPC11 RNA polymerase family protein, with the translated sequence MQKPYILYDVLIYLYGVLNMQFCPKCGGVMVPVKKDGKEVLKCKKCGYEKEMSIKDKKAYEIKETAKNNKVLTTSIVSEKEGRKRDEEEWEQEREEYYKEIGLELLRDEFEGSEENDED